The region GGGACCTGTCCGACCACGACCCGGACGGCCCGCTGCCCGAGGTCGACCCGCTCGTCGGGGAGAACACCGTCGCCCGCGGCCGGGCGAGCGTGCGGATGTACCGGGACCCGATCGCGACGGCCCGGCAGTGGCGCGAGCTGGCCGAGGCCAAGCACCTCTCGACCCGGGAGCTGATCATCGAGGTCACCGGCCGGCAGTCGTTCGTCGGGACGCCGGAGAAGGTCGCGGACGCACTCGACGAGTTCGTCCAGGCGGACGCGAGCGACGGATTCGTCCTCGTCCCGCACCTCACCCCCGGCGGTCTCGACGAGTTCGCGGACACCGTCGTGCCGCTGCTGCAGGAGCGCGGCTCGTTCCGCACCGAGTACGAGGGCACCACCCTGCGCGACCACCTCGGCCTGGGCGACGCGAGGCCCCCGGCCGACGCGATCCCCGGGGTGCGCTCATGAGGTTCCTCGGCCTGGACATCGGCAGGCAGTACGAGTACCTCACCGAGAACTACGAGCTGCGAACGCGCTGCAGCCACGGGAGAACTACCTCGTCCTGATCCGCCGGGAGGTCTCCACCACGCTCCTGGGGGCCGCAGGATCCGGACCGGGCGAGGGGGTTCACGGCAGCGGGGGTGAGCGCGGCCGTGCCCGCGCGCCGGGGACCTCGCCGGGCGGGGGTGTGCAAGCCCTACGCCCGGAGTGGGGTGTGCACCCCCCGGTGCGGGGGGTGCACCCGATGGTCCCCGGACGGCCCGCACGCGAACCTGGTGCAGGAGCCGCGCGGCCGTCGTCGACCGCGCCGGACTCCCCCGGGCAGGCAGGCGCTCGGGGCAGCCGGATCCCGCGTCGCGGACGCCGAGGGGGACGCCATGGCCGTCACCGTGGACCAGCACGAGAACGTCGCCGGGCCGTGACCTCCGCCGTGCTCGGGTGGTCGATGCTGACCGGCGCCGTCCCGGCGACACTCACGTTGCTCGGCGCCGCCGGGCTGGTCGCGTTGCTCGCGCGCCGGGACGCGACGTGGTGGAGCCGGAGCGTCCCGCGCGCCGTGCTGGTCGCGCTGCTCGTGCCTGTGGCCACCGCGATCGTCGTCGACCGCATCTGGCGGCCGTTCCCCGACCCGCTGCCCGTCGACGCGCTGGTGTACCTCGGCGTCACGGCCCTCGCCCTCGCGCTCCTGGCGCAGCGGCTCACCGGGAGACGACGGTCCCGGGCGGCCGCGGTCGGCCGGGCGCTCGGGCTGGGGCTCGCCGCGGCGACCGTCGTCGTCGCCGCGGCATCGGGGGTCAACCGCTACTACGAGCGATTCCCCACGGTCGGCGCCGCGCTGGGCGTGCCGCCGGCGAACCAGGCGGATCTCGCCTGGAGGGTCTGGGCTCCAGGCCTCGATGCCGCCCTGCCCTGGCTCGGCACCCGGATCGGGCCGACACCGTGAACCTGACCGCCGACTCGCCTCGGGTGACCGCGGCTCCACACCCGCCCGAGCCCTCCCGCTCCGCCGCCGCGTGGGGAACCGCGTGGGGAACACTGCGCAGGTTCCCGCTCACCGTCGCCCTGCTGCTCACGCTCTGGGGAGCCGGGGCGCTGACCGGGTCGCTGACCCGCGGCCCCTCCCGAGGCCTGCTCGCCGAGGTCGGCGCCGGCCTCGGCCCGGCCGCGGCCGGACGCTGGTGGTTCCTGCTCACCGCACCCTTCTTCGCCTCCGGCCCCGGGGCCTACGCGGCCGCGACCCTCGTGCTGCTGGGCGTGCTGCCGGTCCTGGAACGACGGCTCGGCAGCCGGCGGACCGCGGCACTCCTCGCGCTCGTCCAGGTCTTCGGCACGACGGCGGGGATCAGCGCGGTCGCGCTCTTCCGCCTCTCCGGCGGCCGCTGGTCGAACCAGCTCGCCGCCTCCATCGCCGTCGGTCCGGGAGCGGCGGTGATCGGCGCCGCGCTCGCCGGCTCGGCCGCCCTCCCGGTGCTCTGGCGCCGCCGGGTCCGGCTCCTGGCGCTGGTCGGCCTGGCGACGATGGCGCTCTACTCCGGGCTGCTGCCCGACGTGCTTCGCCTCGTGGTCGGCCTGACCGGGCTGGCCGTGGGCCGGATCCTGTACCCGCCGGGCTCCCGGCCGTCGGCGCCGTCCCGGCCCGAGACGCGGGTGCTGCTGGCGTTGATCGTCGCCGCCTCGGCCGTCGGTCCGCTGATCGCCGCCGTCGCGCAGACCCGGGTCGGACCGCTGTCCGTGCTCCGCTTCGTGGTCGAGCCCGCGCCGGGGCCGGCGGACCTCGCCGAGGCGTGCGCGGGCGGGACCGTGCGGGCGTGCGCCCGCGCGCACGCCCGGCTCCGGCTGTCCGGCCTCGGCCCCGGGATCATGTCGGTGATGCCGGTGCTCCTCCTGCTCGCCGCCGCGGAGGGCCTCCGCAGGGGACGTCGGGCGGCGTGGACCGCGGCCCTCGCCCTGAACACCGCCCTCGGCGTCCTCGGCCTGTTCCTCGTGGCGCGCTCGACGACGCCGTCCCACCTCCACGGATGGCTCACCCTCGTGCTCCCGGCGCTGCAGCCGCTCGCCGTCGTCGGCGCGCTCGTCGCGGCCCGGCACGCGTTCCGCGCCGGGCGCGCCACCGAAGCCTTGCGGCGCCGGTCGGCGCAGATCCTGGGCACCGGCGTGGCGGTGTCCGCGGTGTACGTGCTGGGCAGCCTCGCCTTCGGCGCGCAGTACGACCGGCCGCCCGGTCTCGTCGAACTGGTGCGCGGCCTGCCCGAGCGCTTCCTCCCACCGGGCTACCTGCGGGGCGTCGAGGTGCCGTTCCGGCCCGTCGGAGCCGTGGCCACCGCCCTGTACGGCTGGACCGGCGTCGTGTTCTGGACGGTGGTGCTGGTCGTCGCGGTCCGCACGTTCGGCCGGACCGCAGCCGCGGCGAGCGGCCCGGACCTCGCGCGGGCCCGCCGCGTGCTCGCAGACACCGGGGGCTCCTCGCTGTCGCACATGATCACGTGGCCCGGCCGGTCGTACTGGTTCCTCCGCGGGGCCGACGTCCCCGGCGCGCCGCACCGGGACCTCGCGGTGATCGGCTTCCACGTCGTCGGCCGGACGGCGCTGACGGTCGGCGAGCCCGGCGGCGCGCCCGCCCACCGCGCCGCCGCGGTGCACGGGTTCGTCCGCTTCTGCCATGAGCAGGGCTGGACGCCGTGCCTGTACTCGGTCGGCGCCGAGGTCGCGGACGTCGCCCGCGGGCTCGGCTGGTCGACGGTGCAGGTGGCCGAGGAGACGGTGCTGTCCCTGCCCGGGCTGGCCTTCACCGGCAAGAAGTGGCAGGACGTCCGGACGGCGCTGAACCGCGCCACGAGGAGCGGCATC is a window of Pseudonocardia sp. T1-2H DNA encoding:
- a CDS encoding DUF2156 domain-containing protein, whose translation is MTAAPHPPEPSRSAAAWGTAWGTLRRFPLTVALLLTLWGAGALTGSLTRGPSRGLLAEVGAGLGPAAAGRWWFLLTAPFFASGPGAYAAATLVLLGVLPVLERRLGSRRTAALLALVQVFGTTAGISAVALFRLSGGRWSNQLAASIAVGPGAAVIGAALAGSAALPVLWRRRVRLLALVGLATMALYSGLLPDVLRLVVGLTGLAVGRILYPPGSRPSAPSRPETRVLLALIVAASAVGPLIAAVAQTRVGPLSVLRFVVEPAPGPADLAEACAGGTVRACARAHARLRLSGLGPGIMSVMPVLLLLAAAEGLRRGRRAAWTAALALNTALGVLGLFLVARSTTPSHLHGWLTLVLPALQPLAVVGALVAARHAFRAGRATEALRRRSAQILGTGVAVSAVYVLGSLAFGAQYDRPPGLVELVRGLPERFLPPGYLRGVEVPFRPVGAVATALYGWTGVVFWTVVLVVAVRTFGRTAAAASGPDLARARRVLADTGGSSLSHMITWPGRSYWFLRGADVPGAPHRDLAVIGFHVVGRTALTVGEPGGAPAHRAAAVHGFVRFCHEQGWTPCLYSVGAEVADVARGLGWSTVQVAEETVLSLPGLAFTGKKWQDVRTALNRATRSGITPVWTRYGECSRSTVAQIRTLSEEWVSDKDLPELGFTLGGLDELADDDVRLMLAVDADGLLHGVTSWLPVRRDGAVVGYTLDFMRRRTGGAAGVVEFLVASTVRRCQEDGLEFLSLSGAPLARLDRGAAPDGLQRLLDGTGRALEPVYGFRSLLAFKAKFQPEYRPWFLAYPDPAGLPAIGNALATAYLPGLTARQRARLGRQLAGAARGRQS